One window of Treponema denticola genomic DNA carries:
- a CDS encoding iron-sulfur cluster-binding domain-containing protein, with product MSDLKTLIISRMENGANILNELAVSKKIGKDITVDASAVEKKINQYHPNIMKLIVSETENIGNYAKKIRFVSETGFLPIFEAGQYINLFVQIEGVRTSRPYSLSSSPKERSYFEIIVARQEKGFVSDYLIDNVKAGDRFEANGPAGVFHFNPVFHHKRQVFLAGGSGITPFLSMSREIFHAGLDREVYLIYGTRNEELAINHEELTRLSAEFKNFHYSLVVSNDPECKKYRTGFIDAECIKALVPDYKNATYYICGPEIMNQFCSKALTEIGILPKHIRREMFGARQDIQNEPGWPENLSGKETFTIKVGDKKIPALSGESVLTALERSGIRMNVCCRSGECSLCRIRLVSGTVFTARGVLSRYADELFNYIHSCKVYPISDLEVIL from the coding sequence ATGAGTGATCTTAAAACTCTTATTATAAGCCGTATGGAAAACGGAGCAAATATATTAAATGAATTGGCTGTTTCAAAAAAAATAGGGAAGGATATTACTGTTGACGCATCGGCTGTCGAGAAAAAAATCAATCAATATCATCCCAATATTATGAAACTCATAGTTTCTGAAACGGAAAATATCGGCAATTATGCAAAAAAAATCCGCTTTGTAAGCGAAACAGGTTTTTTACCGATTTTTGAAGCAGGGCAGTATATCAACCTCTTTGTTCAAATTGAAGGAGTAAGAACTTCAAGGCCTTACAGTCTTTCTTCTTCTCCGAAAGAGAGAAGCTATTTTGAAATTATTGTTGCAAGACAGGAAAAAGGTTTTGTCTCCGATTATCTGATTGATAACGTAAAAGCCGGGGATAGGTTTGAAGCTAACGGCCCCGCAGGTGTATTTCATTTTAATCCGGTTTTTCATCACAAAAGACAGGTCTTTTTGGCAGGCGGAAGCGGTATAACCCCCTTTCTTTCGATGAGCAGGGAAATATTTCATGCCGGTTTGGATAGAGAAGTTTATCTTATCTACGGAACGCGGAATGAAGAGCTTGCTATAAATCATGAAGAGTTAACTCGTCTTTCTGCCGAATTTAAGAATTTCCATTATTCTTTGGTTGTGTCGAATGATCCCGAATGTAAAAAATACCGTACGGGTTTTATCGATGCCGAATGTATAAAGGCTCTTGTTCCGGATTATAAAAATGCTACCTACTATATTTGCGGCCCTGAAATTATGAACCAGTTTTGCAGCAAGGCTTTAACCGAAATAGGTATTTTGCCTAAACACATAAGGCGTGAAATGTTCGGTGCACGGCAGGATATTCAAAACGAACCGGGTTGGCCCGAGAACTTAAGCGGAAAAGAAACTTTTACGATAAAAGTCGGAGATAAGAAAATTCCTGCCTTATCCGGTGAAAGCGTTCTGACTGCTCTGGAAAGATCCGGTATAAGAATGAATGTATGCTGCCGAAGCGGTGAATGCAGTTTATGCAGAATCCGTTTGGTTTCCGGAACCGTTTTTACGGCTCGCGGAGTTTTAAGCCGATATGCGGATGAACTTTTTAATTATATCCATTCGTGCAAAGTTTATCCTATAAGCGATTTGGAAGTTATTTTGTAA
- a CDS encoding phytoene desaturase family protein: MKNYDVIIIGAGNGGLASAASLSQAGKKVCVLEKHNIPGGCGTSFCRGRFEFEVALHQLSSMGTKENPGPLRKQFRRYGIEDKIEWIPIESLYKINLPDGRGITLPADKEEVQKKLIKEFPAEAENIKRYYQTVYKFNEEINSFRAKSAGSTGEPSGLKKWLTKTLFPSVYPTLTKYAVRSTQDVLDEFFKDKALQLCLSAYWCFMGVAPENFPFTILAMCTYIYTEDKPFYVRGGSQVISQALTEMIRENGETILFNKKVERIIIENGKACGVIDDEGEEFRAKKIISNISPTQTYAKLLQKEEIPDSIRSYFKSYKPGISALTCFIGLDCPPETIGFTDSFNLTYSSLDANEDFKNAYKLDTSIDPIISTCYTVDDPKVSPPGTSIITAGTLKYSEAWEKLSPEEYHQKKYELASTIIDRLEKRFPGLRSHIEEIEVATPLTHMRYLGHPSGAIYGYEQDLRSSVFFFPATDNVIPNLVFASGWVNTCGFGPNYMFADKLASSLLKEMDNE; the protein is encoded by the coding sequence ATGAAAAATTATGATGTCATTATTATAGGAGCCGGAAACGGAGGGCTTGCATCTGCTGCAAGTCTTTCCCAGGCCGGAAAAAAGGTATGTGTGTTGGAAAAACACAATATCCCAGGCGGCTGTGGTACAAGTTTTTGCCGAGGCCGTTTTGAATTTGAAGTTGCTTTACATCAGCTAAGCTCCATGGGAACAAAGGAAAACCCCGGCCCGCTTCGCAAGCAATTTCGACGCTACGGAATCGAAGATAAAATCGAATGGATTCCTATCGAGTCTTTGTATAAAATCAATTTGCCTGATGGACGGGGAATTACTCTTCCTGCAGATAAAGAAGAAGTTCAAAAAAAACTGATTAAAGAATTTCCTGCAGAAGCTGAAAACATCAAAAGATATTATCAAACAGTTTATAAGTTTAATGAAGAGATAAATTCTTTTAGGGCAAAAAGTGCAGGCTCTACAGGAGAGCCTTCAGGACTAAAAAAATGGCTTACCAAAACATTATTTCCTTCCGTATATCCTACTTTGACAAAGTATGCCGTACGAAGCACTCAGGATGTTCTTGATGAGTTTTTTAAGGACAAGGCTCTGCAATTATGTCTTTCTGCCTATTGGTGCTTTATGGGCGTCGCTCCGGAAAACTTCCCTTTTACAATTCTTGCGATGTGTACATATATTTACACCGAAGATAAGCCCTTTTATGTGCGGGGAGGTTCTCAAGTTATAAGTCAGGCCCTTACCGAGATGATTCGGGAAAACGGCGAAACTATTTTATTTAATAAAAAGGTTGAACGCATTATTATCGAAAACGGAAAGGCCTGCGGTGTTATCGATGATGAAGGAGAAGAGTTTAGAGCAAAGAAGATAATATCCAATATTTCGCCTACTCAAACCTATGCAAAACTTTTACAAAAAGAAGAAATTCCGGATTCAATCCGATCGTATTTTAAAAGTTATAAACCCGGTATTTCCGCTTTAACTTGTTTTATCGGCTTGGACTGTCCGCCTGAAACAATCGGCTTTACCGACTCTTTTAATTTGACCTATTCAAGTTTGGATGCAAATGAAGATTTTAAAAATGCCTATAAACTGGATACCTCAATCGATCCGATTATTTCTACCTGCTATACCGTAGACGATCCTAAAGTTTCGCCTCCGGGTACAAGTATAATTACGGCCGGAACTCTTAAATATTCGGAAGCGTGGGAAAAACTTTCGCCTGAAGAATACCACCAAAAAAAATATGAACTTGCTTCAACAATAATTGACAGGCTCGAAAAACGTTTCCCCGGTTTACGCAGTCATATTGAAGAAATAGAAGTTGCAACTCCCTTAACTCATATGAGGTATCTGGGACATCCTTCCGGCGCTATTTACGGATATGAACAGGATTTACGCTCTTCGGTATTTTTCTTTCCTGCAACGGATAATGTTATTCCTAACTTGGTTTTTGCAAGCGGATGGGTAAATACCTGCGGTTTCGGACCTAATTATATGTTTGCCGATAAACTTGCCTCGTCATTATTAAAGGAGATGGACAATGAGTGA
- a CDS encoding DUF5692 family protein translates to MNAKKNKAYLNWFIFTVLLTCATFLTSFFPLWANVPINIIAPIVVLFVCKMVMFERLKLSTLIIMRTLIVLVLFNFMNGDLFVKIVLIFLVINILEATFTDLLKNKQPYNFVTGLVLAASVFCLAGSWLPEYMGPLTGIYKAEAGVFGEGLFASKNVFMLGTVCWILAYTIWNWLFVIGEFSPSVALEHVGILLMPLLGICITGTPGFWLVFRANSLTTGGVFQISCKNFVENEFKHESMIKLCEKIKTSKVQCILMIVNLILMAVPIIMFFTGKGF, encoded by the coding sequence ATGAACGCAAAAAAAAATAAAGCCTATCTTAATTGGTTTATTTTTACCGTACTTTTAACCTGTGCTACATTTTTAACATCGTTTTTTCCGCTTTGGGCAAATGTTCCTATCAACATTATTGCTCCCATAGTAGTGTTATTTGTATGCAAGATGGTAATGTTTGAGAGGCTCAAACTTTCGACCCTCATAATAATGAGAACTCTTATCGTTCTGGTTTTGTTTAACTTTATGAACGGAGACCTTTTTGTTAAAATTGTTCTCATTTTTTTGGTTATCAATATTTTGGAAGCAACTTTTACCGATTTATTAAAAAATAAACAGCCGTATAATTTTGTTACCGGTTTGGTTCTTGCTGCTTCCGTGTTTTGCCTTGCCGGTTCTTGGCTGCCCGAATATATGGGACCTCTTACAGGTATTTATAAGGCCGAAGCAGGTGTTTTCGGAGAAGGTCTTTTTGCTTCTAAAAATGTTTTTATGTTGGGAACGGTTTGCTGGATTTTGGCTTATACGATTTGGAACTGGCTCTTTGTAATCGGCGAGTTTAGTCCCTCCGTTGCTCTTGAACATGTGGGCATCCTTCTAATGCCTCTTTTGGGAATATGTATTACAGGCACTCCCGGCTTTTGGCTGGTATTTCGTGCAAACTCTCTTACAACCGGAGGAGTTTTTCAAATTTCGTGCAAAAATTTTGTTGAAAATGAATTTAAACATGAATCAATGATAAAACTTTGCGAAAAAATAAAAACCTCAAAGGTTCAGTGTATCTTAATGATTGTGAACTTAATATTAATGGCTGTTCCGATTATTATGTTTTTTACCGGTAAGGGATTTTAA
- a CDS encoding glutathione peroxidase — protein MGIYNYTVKDSLGNDFSFKDYKDYVILIVNTACEUGLTPHFQGLEALYKEYKDKKFLVAAFPCNQFGGQDPGTNEEIRNFAQSKYGVSFPIMAKIEVNGENTEPLFSFLKKASNGEDIKWNFAKFLVDKTGEKVTAYAPTVAPEDLKKDIEKLLN, from the coding sequence ATGGGAATTTATAATTACACAGTTAAAGACAGCTTAGGAAATGACTTTTCTTTTAAGGATTACAAAGATTATGTTATTTTAATCGTGAACACGGCTTGTGAGTGAGGGCTTACTCCTCACTTCCAAGGTTTGGAAGCATTATATAAAGAATACAAGGATAAAAAATTCCTTGTTGCAGCTTTTCCATGTAATCAATTCGGCGGTCAAGATCCGGGCACAAACGAAGAAATCAGAAATTTTGCTCAAAGCAAATATGGGGTTTCTTTCCCCATAATGGCAAAGATTGAAGTCAACGGTGAAAATACCGAACCTCTTTTTTCTTTTTTAAAAAAAGCTTCAAACGGTGAAGACATAAAATGGAATTTTGCCAAATTTTTAGTCGACAAAACGGGAGAAAAGGTTACCGCCTATGCTCCGACTGTTGCACCTGAAGACCTAAAAAAAGATATTGAAAAACTATTGAATTAG
- a CDS encoding DnaJ domain-containing protein codes for MKKKDDNYALLGISSEASIAEIKTAFRKKAKLHHPDLIQYKTGEEKEKSESAMRLLLNAYQNILKEKTDSENPFDYFDFFSKKNAAESFDYRLWLLKKTDYESRAKLIFFDLFHGLEQSAVEEYNKRRSEAGGFYLSKYFNREDFMDCGFVLAEELYFRGEYYESFLLLEEIFYLEKQKPYFKHFFPEVTDLIKSIINDKLHRYVEDELALDCYEAALELDFKKIDRANIFKRMSEIYYRFGDTYRASQYLNKAMQLSPKLKGIKIIQNQLENHYDYN; via the coding sequence ATGAAAAAAAAAGACGATAACTATGCTCTTTTAGGTATCTCCTCTGAGGCTTCGATTGCCGAGATAAAAACGGCTTTTAGAAAAAAAGCAAAACTCCATCATCCCGATTTGATTCAATATAAAACAGGAGAAGAAAAAGAAAAATCCGAGTCGGCTATGAGGCTTCTTTTAAATGCTTATCAAAACATCTTAAAAGAAAAAACGGACAGTGAAAACCCCTTTGATTATTTCGATTTTTTTTCAAAGAAAAATGCAGCCGAAAGTTTTGATTATCGGCTATGGCTTTTAAAAAAAACGGACTACGAAAGCCGTGCTAAGCTCATCTTTTTCGATCTTTTTCACGGATTGGAACAATCTGCCGTAGAAGAATACAATAAAAGAAGAAGCGAGGCGGGAGGCTTCTACCTTTCAAAGTATTTTAATAGAGAAGATTTCATGGACTGCGGATTTGTCCTTGCAGAAGAGCTTTATTTCCGAGGAGAGTATTATGAGTCTTTTTTGCTTTTAGAAGAAATCTTTTATTTGGAAAAACAAAAGCCGTACTTTAAACATTTTTTTCCCGAAGTTACCGACTTGATAAAATCCATCATAAACGATAAACTGCATAGATATGTTGAAGACGAGCTTGCCCTAGACTGTTATGAAGCGGCTTTGGAATTGGATTTTAAAAAGATAGATAGGGCTAACATTTTTAAGCGTATGTCCGAAATATATTATAGGTTTGGAGATACATACAGAGCCTCCCAATATTTAAACAAGGCAATGCAGCTTAGTCCCAAACTAAAAGGAATTAAAATTATTCAAAATCAACTGGAGAATCATTATGATTATAATTAA
- the map gene encoding type I methionyl aminopeptidase — protein sequence MIIIKTEEQINGIRKSCKALAQLFEELKPVIKPGISTKELDDFCVSYIKKIGGVPAWYSEGFPGAACISINEEVIHGVPGKRIVKDGDLVSMDIGIDLGGYISDSCVTYPVGNVSKENLKLLEVTTKCLYAGIEACKAGKRVSDISKAVFNLASAHNYGVVYDYCGHGVGLGVHEDPSIPNVPERMRPNPRLRAGMVVAIEPMINMGTADVEVKKDGWTVVTADRSVSCHMEHTVAIFEDHTEILSQL from the coding sequence ATGATTATAATTAAAACGGAAGAACAAATTAACGGCATCAGAAAATCCTGTAAGGCTCTTGCTCAACTCTTTGAAGAATTAAAACCCGTAATCAAGCCCGGAATTAGTACAAAAGAGCTGGATGATTTTTGTGTCAGTTACATAAAAAAAATCGGCGGCGTTCCCGCATGGTATTCCGAAGGATTTCCGGGTGCTGCCTGTATTTCGATAAACGAAGAGGTTATTCACGGCGTTCCCGGCAAAAGGATAGTAAAAGACGGAGACCTTGTTTCGATGGATATAGGGATAGACTTAGGCGGCTACATCAGCGATTCTTGTGTAACCTACCCTGTCGGCAATGTTTCAAAAGAAAACCTCAAACTTTTGGAGGTTACCACTAAGTGCCTTTATGCAGGGATTGAAGCATGTAAGGCAGGCAAAAGAGTTTCCGATATTTCAAAGGCGGTCTTTAATTTGGCCAGTGCTCATAATTACGGGGTCGTTTATGACTATTGCGGACACGGCGTAGGCCTCGGCGTACACGAAGATCCGAGTATTCCTAATGTGCCTGAAAGAATGAGGCCGAATCCCCGTCTAAGGGCCGGAATGGTAGTCGCAATAGAGCCTATGATTAACATGGGAACAGCCGATGTTGAGGTAAAAAAAGACGGCTGGACTGTTGTAACGGCCGACAGGTCGGTTTCTTGCCACATGGAACACACGGTAGCCATCTTTGAAGACCACACCGAAATTTTATCACAGTTATAG
- a CDS encoding exodeoxyribonuclease III codes for MNSIISWNVNGIRAVEKKGFLDWLNTENPDVLCVQETKAAKAQLSKELTEPDLPNGKYFAYWASAKKAGYSGTAIFTKKEPLQIRTMGLKEFDDEGRVLVADFDKLSIISAYFPNSQDGGARLDYKLDFCAAILEFCDSIQEEGNNVILCGDYNIAHKPIDLANPRANEKNPGYLPEERAWMDEFTASGYTDTFRHFCQEPEKYTWWSYRFRAREKNIGWRLDYHCVNDSFLPKIKESLILDGVMGSDHCPVKLIY; via the coding sequence ATGAATTCGATTATTTCATGGAATGTAAACGGCATCAGGGCCGTAGAAAAAAAGGGCTTTTTGGATTGGCTTAATACCGAAAATCCCGATGTGCTTTGCGTACAGGAAACAAAGGCTGCAAAAGCTCAACTTAGCAAGGAGCTTACCGAACCCGATCTGCCTAACGGAAAATATTTTGCCTATTGGGCTTCTGCAAAAAAAGCAGGTTATTCGGGAACGGCTATCTTTACAAAAAAAGAACCCCTCCAAATAAGAACAATGGGCTTAAAGGAATTCGATGATGAAGGAAGGGTCTTGGTTGCAGACTTTGACAAGCTTTCGATTATTTCAGCTTATTTTCCCAACTCGCAAGACGGAGGAGCCCGACTGGACTACAAGCTGGACTTTTGTGCCGCAATCCTCGAATTCTGCGATTCTATCCAAGAAGAAGGAAACAATGTAATCCTTTGCGGGGACTACAACATAGCCCACAAACCCATAGACCTTGCAAACCCTAGGGCCAACGAAAAAAATCCCGGCTACCTCCCTGAAGAAAGAGCATGGATGGACGAGTTTACCGCATCGGGTTATACCGACACATTTAGGCATTTTTGCCAAGAGCCTGAAAAATACACATGGTGGAGCTACCGCTTTCGGGCCAGAGAAAAAAATATCGGTTGGAGACTGGATTACCACTGTGTAAATGATTCCTTTTTACCTAAGATAAAAGAATCGCTTATTTTAGACGGAGTAATGGGATCGGATCACTGCCCCGTCAAATTAATCTATTAG
- a CDS encoding DUF362 domain-containing protein has translation MAYKISNECTNCAACESECPVNAISEAGGKHVIDADTCISCGACAGVCPVEAISEE, from the coding sequence ATGGCTTATAAAATTTCTAATGAGTGCACGAACTGTGCCGCGTGCGAAAGTGAATGCCCCGTAAACGCTATCAGCGAAGCCGGCGGCAAACACGTAATTGATGCTGATACATGCATCAGCTGTGGTGCTTGTGCAGGCGTTTGCCCTGTTGAAGCAATCTCAGAGGAATAA
- a CDS encoding LysM peptidoglycan-binding domain-containing M23 family metallopeptidase, which translates to MKAFKFLFSLFFFLSGSILKAQVPYPQIEKLNIDDYIFVQYSDDVAEARKALASAKTGNELPIRFYTYKANSEDTIIKIAARCSIPYDAIVTLNRIESVQTDIAGRILILPTMPAVYLPEKALSSTEKLTEALFKKNKTEPLKIKIYGPEEKRDIFCFPGEIFDGTVRAFFFMPFYRFPLKDAVITSGFGKRQDPFTGKASYHPGIDLAAPTGSPVMACAAGRVKEISYNKVYGNYIILTHTDGRASLYGHLSKVYASLNETVKSGTIIGAVGSTGMSTGPHLHFEIHEQGIPKNPANFVDKKK; encoded by the coding sequence ATGAAGGCTTTTAAATTTCTATTTTCATTATTCTTTTTTTTATCGGGTTCAATTTTAAAAGCCCAGGTCCCCTACCCCCAAATAGAAAAATTAAATATTGACGATTATATCTTTGTACAATACAGCGATGATGTGGCAGAAGCACGTAAAGCCTTGGCCTCGGCTAAAACAGGAAATGAACTGCCTATAAGATTTTATACATACAAGGCGAACAGTGAAGACACCATAATAAAAATCGCAGCCCGCTGCTCTATTCCATACGATGCAATCGTTACATTAAATAGAATTGAGTCCGTTCAAACAGATATTGCAGGACGTATCCTGATTCTTCCGACAATGCCCGCTGTTTATCTTCCCGAAAAAGCCCTTTCAAGCACAGAAAAGCTCACGGAAGCTCTTTTTAAAAAGAATAAAACGGAACCGTTAAAAATAAAAATATACGGCCCGGAAGAAAAACGGGATATCTTTTGTTTTCCGGGAGAAATTTTTGACGGAACGGTAAGAGCCTTTTTCTTTATGCCTTTTTACCGTTTTCCTCTTAAAGATGCGGTTATAACTTCGGGCTTCGGCAAAAGGCAGGACCCATTTACCGGCAAGGCAAGTTATCATCCCGGAATAGACCTTGCAGCTCCCACAGGAAGTCCCGTCATGGCCTGTGCCGCAGGCAGGGTAAAGGAAATATCTTATAATAAAGTTTATGGAAACTATATTATTTTAACCCATACTGATGGAAGAGCCAGCCTATACGGTCATTTGAGCAAGGTCTATGCAAGCTTGAATGAAACCGTAAAATCGGGTACAATTATCGGTGCTGTGGGCTCTACCGGAATGTCTACAGGGCCTCATCTTCATTTTGAAATACATGAACAAGGTATACCGAAAAATCCGGCCAATTTTGTAGACAAAAAAAAATAG
- a CDS encoding lipid II:glycine glycyltransferase FemX, whose translation MKETKFLTDEYKDKFDKLVSHPIQSWVWGDFKESMGAIPERIGFFEDGKLKSGIQIIFSKIPKTNYTVGIASKTVMPEQEHIEALKEAAKKHRAVFIKVEPDVFSPIQKDNSLEAASSEAFFLEEPIQDKKKFLLKNGAKNGKPFFEKYNFLLNIEKTEEDLLASFHSKTRYNIRLAEKKGVSIIDKSTEEGMEDYIRLMGETTKRQGFFNHNGEYFRRMFKIFPTDSLRIFEAVYKEEVLTAWILFKFNGKLYYPYGASSNNHRELMPNNLIMWEAIKYGKKLNCSIFDLWGCLGPNPDTANSWYGFHKFKAGYNPQLVEYIGTFDFVYRPFMYKLFNIADKIRWIILKNKKR comes from the coding sequence ATGAAAGAAACTAAGTTCTTAACTGATGAATATAAAGACAAATTCGACAAGCTTGTATCTCATCCCATTCAATCATGGGTTTGGGGAGACTTTAAAGAGAGTATGGGTGCCATTCCCGAAAGAATAGGCTTTTTTGAAGACGGAAAATTAAAAAGCGGAATTCAGATTATATTTTCTAAAATACCTAAGACCAATTATACGGTCGGGATAGCCTCAAAAACAGTAATGCCGGAACAAGAACACATTGAAGCCTTAAAAGAGGCGGCTAAAAAACATAGAGCCGTGTTTATAAAGGTAGAACCGGATGTCTTTAGTCCTATACAAAAAGATAACTCTTTAGAAGCAGCTTCTTCGGAAGCATTTTTTTTAGAAGAACCTATTCAAGACAAGAAAAAATTTTTGCTGAAAAACGGAGCAAAAAACGGAAAGCCTTTTTTTGAAAAATATAATTTCCTTTTAAACATAGAAAAAACCGAAGAAGATCTTTTAGCTTCTTTTCATTCCAAAACAAGATACAATATCCGCCTCGCCGAAAAAAAAGGAGTAAGCATAATCGATAAGAGTACCGAAGAAGGCATGGAAGATTATATAAGGCTTATGGGAGAAACTACAAAAAGACAGGGCTTTTTTAATCATAACGGGGAATACTTTAGACGGATGTTCAAAATTTTTCCAACAGATAGCCTTAGAATATTTGAAGCCGTTTATAAAGAAGAAGTCTTAACCGCATGGATTCTTTTTAAATTTAACGGAAAACTTTATTATCCTTATGGAGCGTCAAGCAATAATCATCGTGAATTAATGCCTAATAATCTTATAATGTGGGAAGCGATCAAATACGGAAAAAAGTTAAATTGTTCAATTTTTGACCTTTGGGGCTGCTTAGGCCCTAATCCGGATACGGCGAATTCATGGTACGGTTTTCATAAATTTAAGGCAGGATATAATCCTCAGCTGGTAGAATACATAGGCACATTCGACTTTGTGTATAGGCCTTTTATGTATAAACTTTTTAATATTGCAGATAAAATCAGATGGATTATTTTAAAAAATAAGAAAAGATAG